One genomic window of Longimicrobiales bacterium includes the following:
- a CDS encoding DUF2270 domain-containing protein has product MTDRRSDPVLVHFYRAVVSHMDVWRLRMDATTNWAAVTVAGMITFSFSTLTAPHYVLLLALVFQFVFLLMESRRYQTFDLWRRRFRVLNRALIVPALDEARSTESGARELQQLSRDLGRTVPHLSLIDAAGYRIRRNYGYLFGVTLLAWVLKLEVHPEAAQSATVLIGRAAIAFIPGWLVVAVVFVSTSALLIAAVMAPTHDMLDWETTTPRWQRWMQSGTTQGGGDVE; this is encoded by the coding sequence ATGACGGATCGACGATCCGATCCCGTACTGGTGCACTTCTATCGCGCGGTCGTCTCACACATGGATGTGTGGCGGCTGCGCATGGACGCGACCACGAACTGGGCGGCGGTCACAGTCGCAGGGATGATCACGTTCAGCTTCAGCACGCTGACGGCGCCGCACTACGTGCTGCTGCTGGCTCTTGTATTCCAGTTCGTATTCCTTCTGATGGAGTCGCGCCGCTATCAGACGTTCGATCTCTGGCGGCGGCGCTTCCGCGTATTGAACCGGGCGCTTATCGTACCGGCACTGGACGAGGCGCGATCGACGGAGTCGGGCGCCAGGGAGCTGCAGCAGTTGTCGCGGGACCTCGGCCGCACCGTTCCGCATCTGTCGCTGATCGACGCGGCGGGATACCGGATACGGCGCAATTACGGTTACCTGTTCGGCGTCACGCTGCTGGCGTGGGTGCTGAAGCTGGAAGTGCATCCGGAAGCTGCGCAGTCGGCGACAGTACTCATCGGACGTGCCGCCATAGCGTTCATCCCCGGCTGGCTGGTGGTCGCGGTGGTCTTCGTGTCCACGAGTGCGCTGCTGATCGCGGCCGTGATGGCGCCGACGCACGACATGCTCGACTGGGAGACCACCACCCCCCGCTGGCAGCGCTGGATGCAGAGCGGGACAACGCAAGGAGGCGGTGATGTCGAATGA
- a CDS encoding universal stress protein gives MSNDVVLATRFGAESEEPARVAANLARLTGGRVTIVYVATELGAVTAAGGEAGVQPAEERRVQLDQIQEELRDFVTQHFSAVEADTRVVEGDVAESISDVAAELGAAFLV, from the coding sequence ATGTCGAATGACGTCGTGCTCGCGACGCGTTTCGGTGCAGAATCGGAGGAGCCCGCGCGCGTCGCGGCGAACCTCGCCCGCCTGACCGGCGGCCGCGTGACGATCGTGTACGTTGCGACGGAGCTCGGTGCGGTGACGGCTGCGGGGGGAGAGGCGGGAGTGCAGCCTGCGGAGGAGCGCAGGGTACAGCTCGACCAGATCCAGGAGGAGCTGCGCGACTTCGTGACGCAGCACTTCAGTGCGGTCGAGGCGGATACGCGGGTGGTCGAGGGGGATGTCGCGGAATCGATATCGGATGTGGCCGCCGAGCTCGGTGCGGCGTTCCTGGT